Proteins from a single region of Plasmodium gaboni strain SY75 chromosome 2, whole genome shotgun sequence:
- a CDS encoding putative palmitoyltransferase, with protein sequence MKKTSKKSFLKLYKSFYILIAYIIIVQCIYLCNKFISTFQIKIRIISFLSFWFTVCMIIWCHIKCLYTNPGFLNETFHIVSDNITEYDNNVKMCEKCNLLKIKRSHHCSVCDKCIMKMDHHCYWINSCVGLYNQKYFILLNFYILLLCCNIAFILLYKIITCFKMKNRAQKEMCIITKLDIYLIVINMICSLLFGMFSMIMLVDQYCAIKTNTTGIEVLKNIKGEEKPFQESLIEVFGQPFSYLWFLPVNKKLKKE encoded by the exons ATGAAGAAAACTTCGAAAAAATCGTTTTTAAAGTTATATAAAtccttttatattttaata gcatatattataattgttcaatgcatatatttatgtaacAAGTTTATATCAACCTTTCA gataaaaattagaataatatcttttttatctttttgGTTTACTGTATGTATGATAATTTGGTGTCACATTAAATGTCTTTACACCAATCCTGgatttttaaatgaaacAT TTCATATTGTGTCAGATAATATAACAGAATATGACAATAACGTAAAAATGTGTGAAAAATGTAACcttttgaaaataaaaagatcTCATCACTGTTCTGTTTGTGATAAGTGTATTATGAAAATGGACCACCACT GCTATTGGATAAATAGTTGCGTAGGTTTATATAACcagaaatattttatactTTTAAATTTT tATATTCTATTGCTATGTTGTAATATAGCTTTTATTCTCctatataaaattataacatgttttaaaatgaaaaatagGGCTCAAAAAGAAATG tgtataataacaaaattggatatatatcttatagTA ataaatatgatatGTTCCTTATTATTTGGAATGTTCTCTATGATTATGCTCGTTGACCAATATTGTGcaataaaaacaaatacaacag GTATAGaagttttaaaaaatataaaaggaGAAGAAAAACCTTTTCAAGAGTCATTAATCGAAGTATTTGGACAACcattttcttatttatg GTTTTTACCCGTAAATAAAAAACTAAAGAAAGAatga
- a CDS encoding origin recognition complex subunit 5 yields MYKIKNNESDINSDDCNETAQECIYGFSSPKKSRKESSIFVQNNYDTCSSNNIYEKKTCSNTSASSEKKYNKKEQSLCSDINNSNKVNIEGLKINEKNYDRINNSEEETNVNDDNDNNYVDDHNDANYDDDDDDEDVDDFEDIKENDKYNDPTYSDIYKEAKKCNIRCENIMNSSVNKNNLEEINECEETNSSDNSIISSSEEEESCSEEIDNDDNLYDEELNEIIDEGYFKELMPAIPHDILQSYISCLKICGFERQVQLHRLINLLGDLRDPISVIQILGLPGMGKTKVVKNFIKLTKVPYAYVNCLMAVYQSGRSAKNVIYHTILKDLSMNLLHEFNEYKRINNITNYSYDPTKLVPNHVSNTDNFFSILHKLLSFKPEDIENNTTTANTRSGSNSKKKETKGQNDITNKNTKVEYNNNNDDNNNNCNSVRFNSNKNYYKDKLYDRSVVFILDNIRYLVRTHPDLFYALTRIHEYIKGPYNDVTKANKTTRGLCIILINRSPLPDEIFDGLPQPPTVWFDSYTSEMCKNILYRLYNSMCFESLLTYNDKDLKIYFVKDNKNEFLIKRNDVILENDVIYDIWCRYVDYIINVSYKDYKSDFHELLFICSHMWPLFIKPILDGVLEPIVENMNALQRNIDTHIRVATYNHSSHFTFELIDSVFLNENNLKNKIDLSFYSKILLVGAYLASRNLPLTDKRFFNATVKGGAFTLPKKRKGKNKNESILTLISKSIPKNFTFIRWLCLTDCLLVCFFDEQLVLNSLICQQINTLIQLGFISFSSPNNLSCLVRNSLMNGVQWSGYCGSALLNTTTNFSSLTNNIFCETNNSMTYESLDPYTKLVIQVPEETIRNISKEMKIPLDELII; encoded by the coding sequence atgtataaaataaaaaataacgAAAGTGATATTAATTCCGATGATTGTAATGAAACAGCCCAGGAATGCATATATGGATTCAGCTCTCCAAAAAAGAGTAGAAAGGAATCATCGATTTTTGTgcaaaataattatgacACTTGTAGTAGTAACAATATTtatgaaaagaaaacaTGTAGTAATACTAGCGCAAGCAGtgagaaaaaatataacaaaaaagaaCAGAGCTTATGTTctgatataaataattccAACAAAGTGAATATCGAAGgattaaaaataaatgaaaaaaattatgatagGATAAATAATTCTGAAGAAGAAACAAACGTCAACgatgataatgataataattatgttGATGACCATAATGACGCtaattatgatgatgatgatgatgatgaagatgTTGATGATTTTgaagatataaaagaaaatgataaatataatgatcCTACTTATTCAGATATCTATAAAGAAGcaaaaaaatgtaatatacGTTGTGAGAATATTATGAACAGTTCGGttaataagaataatttagaagaaataaatgaatGTGAAGAGACGAATAGTTCAGATAATAGTATAATATCATCATcagaagaagaagaaagTTGTTCTGAAGAAATagataatgatgataatttatatgatgaGGAGTTGAATGAAATAATAGATGAAGgatattttaaagaattaatGCCAGCAATACCACATGATATATTACaatcatatatatcttgtttaaaaatatgtgGTTTTGAAAGACAAGTACAATTACATAGgttaataaatttattagGTGATTTAAGAGATCCAATATCAGTAATACAAATTTTAGGTTTACCTGGTATGGGAAAAACAAAAGTAgttaaaaattttataaaattaacaAAAGTTCCTTATGCTTATGTAAATTGTTTAATGGCAGTTTATCAATCTGGCAGATCAGctaaaaatgttatatatcatacaatattaaaagatttAAGTATGAATCTTCTACATGAATTTAATGAgtataaaagaataaataatataacaaattaTTCTTATGATCCAACAAAATTAGTTCCTAATCATGTTTCAAATActgataatttttttagTATATTACATAAACTTCTTTCTTTTAAGCCAGAAgatattgaaaataatacaaCTACAGCAAATACTAGGAGTGGCTCTaatagtaaaaaaaaagaaacaaagggacaaaatgatataacaaataaaaatacaaaagTAGAAtacaacaataataatgatgataataataataattgtaataGTGTTAGATTTAATTCcaataaaaattattataaagacaaattatatgatagatcagttgtatttattttagATAATATAAGATATTTAGTTAGAACACATCCTGATTTATTTTACGCTTTAACAAGAATacatgaatatattaaaggTCCATATAATGATGTAACAAAAGCAAATAAAACCACAAGAGGattatgtataatattaattaatagATCACCATTACCTGATGAAATATTTGATGGATTACCTCAACCCCCAACAGTTTGGTTTGATTCCTATACATCTGAAATgtgtaaaaatatattatatcgattatataattctatGTGTTTTGAATCTCTTTTAACATATAATGATAAGGATTTAAAgatttattttgtaaaagataataaaaatgaatttcttattaaaagaaatgatGTCATTTTAGAAAATGATgtaatatatgatatatgGTGTAGATATGTagattatattattaatgtATCATATAAAGATTATAAAAGTGATTTTcatgaattattatttatatgttcaCATATGTGGccattatttattaaacCAATATTAGATGGAGTATTAGAACCAATTGTTGAAAATATGAATGCTTTACAAAGAAATATAGATACACATATTCGTGTAGCTACATATAACCATTCTAGTCATTTTACATTTGAATTAATTGATTctgtttttttaaatgaaaataatttaaaaaataaaattgatttatctttttattcTAAAATTTTATTAGTAGGAGCTTATCTAGCTTCAAGAAATTTACCTTTAACAGATAAAAGATTTTTCAATGCAACAGTAAAAGGAGGTGCATTTACATtaccaaaaaaaagaaaaggaaaaaataaaaatgaatcTATTTTAACATTAATAAGTAAATCCATACCTAAAaattttacatttattaGATGGTTATGTTTAACTGATTGTTTATTAGTTTGTTTCTTTGATGAACAATTAGTATTAAATAGTTTAATATGTCAACAAATTAATACATTAATACAATTAGgttttatttctttttcttcacCTAATAATTTATCTTGTTTAGTAAGAAATAGCTTAATGAATGGAGTACAATGGAGTGGTTATTGTGGTAGCGCTCTTCTAAATACAACGACCAATTTTTCATCATTAactaataatatattttgtgaAACCAATAATTCGATGACCTATGAATCTTTAGATCCATACACAAAGTTGGTTATTCAAGTACCAGAAGAAACTATAAGGAACATATCAAAGGAGATGAAAATACCCCTAGATGagttaataatataa
- a CDS encoding putative DNA-directed RNA polymerase II second largest subunit, producing the protein MAVKIEAPYFTNDFVKTEQMSDNDKDPNEQITEDDSWVVIGSFFGSHGLVNQQIESYNDFIEYRMQEIIDEHPKIEIRPQPQYRSDRDESDSIIYSLKFGQLSLDRPFYDEKNLSNKNLWPQEARLRNLTYSSAIYIDIEQSTYIIDEATKKPILKEKFIYERINLGRIPLMLKSMFCWTRGLPENEIADMGECSYDQGGYFIVNGGEKVLVAQERMANNFIYVFKKKQPSKFGWVAEIRSQMERSQATSGFSVKMKTRGGGSQYGSNKTGGQLVATLPYIRTEISVGILFRALGCTSDRDILQRIVYDFNDKLMINALRETLEECIEYPTQDVCLDFIGKRGPTVGASREKRILYAKELLRKEVLPHMGTNPGVESKKSYFIGYMINRLLLAELGRIKEDDRDHFGKKRLDIAGPLMASSFSTYFRKMAKDVRRVLQRQIDNNKPFDVAGAIRSCSQITQGMQYQLATGNWGKDKDGKVIRTGVAQVLNRLTYSSCLSHLRRLNTPLGREGKMAKPRQLHNTHWGMICPFETPEGQSVGLVKNLSLMCDISVGTSTNNIYEFLTEWGLESLDEVPPELMKEKVKLFLNGKWVGCFNQIDNLIETLYELRRRCDISPEASIVRDVNSKEIKIFTDSGRAMRPLYVVKNINGENKLRLTKEHVNNIEKYPETYNWDYLIQEGIIEYIDCEEEETTMISMFIDDLKTGTGYYNNFTHCEIHPSLILGVCASIIPFSDHNQSPRNTYQSAMGKQAMGIYVTNFNIRLDTLAHLLYYPQKPLVCTKAMEYLRFRELPAGINAIVAIMCYTGYNQEDSLIMNQSSIDRGLFRSVFYRTYTSEEKQQGSLIIESFEKPSVRVVKNLKRGDYTKLDDDGLIAPGIRVLGDDIIIGKVSPNIDDEDDIIIEKRNTSNSSIQVYNKDSISDNNSSNNNINNIRSSISSNLSFASNLGSSNVLDTLPDSPINNTYNNININNSSNNSIHGAPSVTSSTPSSTTIFSSGHTAGSSNSNAKYGTTIVSSSKDDTEIPTLTISSTNVLKQYKKDCSLSLRSNENGVIDTVMLSSNSRGNKFAKVKVRSVRIPQIGDKFASRHGQKGTIGITYRTEDMPFSSLGIFPDIIMNPHAVPSRMTIGHLVECLTGKVAAIEGGEGDATPFSKITVQEISQKLHNLGYEKYGNEMLYNGHNGRMLKSKIFIGPTYYQRLKHMVEDKIHARSRGPLTMITRQPTEGRSRDGGLRFGEMERDCMISHGSAKMLKERLFEESDAYRVHVCDNCGLCCIADINKNAYECTVCNSKTNISQIYLPYACKLLFQELMTMAIYPKLVLEDV; encoded by the exons atggCTGTAAAAATTGAAGCACCATATTTTACGAACGATTTTGTAAAAACAG AACAAATGAGCGATAATGATAAGGACCCTAATGAACAGATTACTGAAGATGACAGCTGGGTTGTGATTGGATCCTTTTTTGGAAGTCACGGTTTGGTGAATCAACAGATTGAAAGCTACAACGATTTTATTGAATACCGTATGCAAGAAATTATCGATGAACATCCAAAGATAGAAATAAGACCACAACCACAATATCGAAGTGATAGAGATGAGAGTGAtagtataatatattctttaaaattTGGTCAGTTATCTTTAGATAGACCATTTTATGATGAGAAGAATTTATCAAATAAGAATTTATGGCCACAAGAAGCCAGATTAAGGAATTTAACATATTCTTCAgcaatatatattgatattGAACAGTCTACTTATATTATAGATGAAGCTACAAAGAAACCTATATTGAAAGAAAagtttatatatgaaaGAATAAATTTAGGTAGAATACCTTTAATGCTTAAATCTATGTTTTGTTGGACTAGAGGATTACCAGAAAATGAAATTGCTGATATGGGTGAATGTTCTTATGACCAAGGTGGTTATTTTATTGTGAATGGTGGTGAAAAGGTTCTTGTTGCACAAGAAAGAATGGctaataattttatttatgtttttaaaaaaaagcaACCTTCTAAATTTGGATGGGTTGCTGAAATTCGATCACAAATGGAACGTTCACAAGCTACTTCAGGATTTTCTGtaaaaatgaaaacaaGAGGTGGGGGTTCACAATATGGTAGTAATAAAACAGGTGGTCAATTAGTTGCTACCTTACCTTATATTAGAACAGAAATATCTGTAGGTATATTATTTAGGGCTTTAGGTTGTACATCAGATCGTGACATATTACAAAGAATTGTATATGATTTTAATGATAAATTAATGATTAATGCTTTAAGAGAAACGTTAGAAGAATGTATAGAATATCCAACACAAGATGTTTGTTTAGATTTCATTGGAAAAAGAGGACCAACTGTTGGAGCTTCTAgagaaaaaagaattttatATGCTAAAGAATTATTACGTAAAGAAGTATTACCACATATGGGAACGAATCCAGGTGTGGAAAGTAAAaaatcatattttattgGATATATGATTAATAGATTATTATTAGCCGAATTAGGTAGAATTAAAGAAGATGATCGAGATCATTTCGGTAAGAAAAGATTAGATATTGCTGGACCATTAATGGCTAGTAGTTTTTCTACATATTTTAGAAAGATGGCTAAAGATGTTAGAAGAGTGTTACAAAGACAaattgataataataaaccTTTCGATGTTGCTGGTGCTATACGTAGTTGCTCACAGATTACACAAGGGATGCAATACCAGCTAGCTACTGGAAATTGGGGAAAGGATAAAGATGGAAAAGTTATAAGAACTGGGGTTGCACAAGTATTAAATAGATTAACATATTCTTCATGTTTATCACATTTAAGACGATTAAATACACCATTAGGTAGAGAAGGTAAAATGGCTAAGCCTAGACAATTACATAATACACATTGGGGTATGATTTGTCCATTTGAAACACCAGAAGGACAATCGGTTGGTTTAGTAAAAAATTTATCATTAATGTGTGATATAAGTGTAGGAACATcaacaaataatatatatgaatttttaaCAGAATGGGGATTAGAATCATTAGATGAAGTTCCTCCTGAATTaatgaaagaaaaagtgaaattatttttaaatggGAAATGGGTAGGATGTTTTAATCAAATAGATAATTTAATAGAAAcattatatgaattaagAAGACGATGTGATATATCACCTGAAGCATCTATAGTAAGAGATGTGAACAgtaaagaaataaaaatttttacAGATTCTGGTCGAGCTATGAGACCTTTATATGTtgttaaaaatataaatggtgaaaataaattaagATTAACAAAAGAAcatgttaataatatagaaaaatatcCAGAAACTTATAATTGGGATTATCTTATACAAGAAGGTATTATTGAATATATTGATTGTGAAGAAGAAGAAACAACTATGATAAGTATGTTTATTGATGATTTAAAAACAGGAACTggttattataataattttacaCATTGTGAAATACATCcatcattaatattagGAGTTTGTGCATCTATAATTCCTTTTAGTGATCATAATCAAAGTCCTCGTAATACTTATCAAAGTGCTATGGGAAAACAAGCTATGGGAATATATGTAActaattttaatattagATTAGATACATTAGctcatttattatattaccCACAAAAACCATTAGTATGTACAAAGGCTATGGAATATTTACGTTTTAGAGAACTCCCAGCTGGTATTAATGCAATTGTAGCTATTATGTGTTATACAGGTTATAATCAAGAAGATAGTTTGATTATGAACCAATCATCTATTGATCGTGGTTTATTTAGAAGTGTATTTTATCGTACTTATACTAGTGAAGAAAAACAACAAGGTAGTTTAATTATTGAATCTTTTGAAAAACCATCAGTGCGAGTAGTTaagaatttaaaaagaGGTGATTATACAAAATTAGATGATGATGGATTAATAGCTCCAGGAATTCGTGTTTTAGGagatgatataataattgGAAAGGTATCACCAAATATtgatgatgaagatgatataataattgAAAAGAGAAATACATCTAATAGTAGTATTCAAGTATATAACAAAGATTCCATATCTGATAACAATAGTAgcaataataatattaataatattcgAAGTAGTATAAGTAGTAATCTTTCCTTTGCTTCAAATTTAGGATCATCAAACGTGTTAGATACATTACCAGATTCTCCTATAAACAACACctataataatataaatattaataatagtaGTAATAATTCAATACATGGTGCTCCTAGTGTTACTTCATCTACTCCATCTAGTACTACAATATTTAGTAGTGGTCACACAGCAGGGAGCTCAAATAGTAATGCAAAATATGGCACAACAATAGTTAGTAGTTCAAAAGATGATACAGAAATTCCTACCTTGACCATAAGTTCTACAAATGTAttaaaacaatataaaaaagattGTTCTTTAAGTTTAAGATCAAATGAAAATGGTGTTATAGATACTGTTATGTTATCATCAAATAGTAGAGGAAATAAATTTGCAAAGGTTAAAGTTCGTTCAGTACGTATACCACAAATTGGTGATAAATTCGCTAGTAGACATGGACAAAAGGGTACTATTGGTATTACATATAGAACAGAAGATATGCCATTTAGTTCACTTGGTATTTTTCctgatattattatgaacCCACATGCAGTTCCTTCTCGTATGACTATTGGACATTTGGTTGAATGTTTAACAGGAAAAGTTGCAGCCATTGAAGGAGGAGAAGGTGATGCTACACCTTTTTCTAAAATAACAGTTCAAGAAATTTCACAAAAATTACATAATCTTGgttatgaaaaatatggaaatgaaatgttatataatgGACATAATGGAAGAATGTTAAAGTCCAAAATTTTTATTGGACCAACATATTATCAAAGATTAAAACATATGGTTGAAGATAAAATACATGCAAGAAGTAGAGGACCATTAACTATGATTACAAGACAACCAACAGAAGGAAGATCAAGAGATGGTGGTCTAAGATTTGGAGAAATGGAAAGAGATTGTATGATATCACATGGATCTGCCAAAATGTTAAAAGAAAGATTATTTGAAGAAAGTGATGCATATCGTGTACATGTTTGTGATAATTGTGGTTTATGTTGTATTGCTGATATTAACAAAAATGCATATGAATGTACTGTTTGTAATAGTAAAACAAACATATCACAAATTTATTTACCATATGCATGTAAATTGTTATTCCAAGAATTGATGACAATGGCTATCTACCCAAAACTGGTTCTAGAAGatgtataa